The genome window GACGCGAGTAGATAAGGTACTGGAGAACGAGGAGATACGTGCCATTATTACCGCTATTGGCACTGGCATCACCTATGGCGACGAGGATAACGGAGAGACCGAGGAGGAGAAAAACGGAAACGGTAAGGGTTTTGATCTCTCGAAACTTCGGTATGACAAGATTATCCTTATGAGCGACGCCGATGTGGATGGCGACCATATCCGAACGCTGCTGCTGACGTTCTTTTGGTACTACATGCGCCCGCTTATTGAAGAAGGCCATGTCTATGTGGCGCAGCCGCCTCTCTATCGCATTAAGGTGGGACGCAACGAGCAGTACTATGCTAAAGATGAGGCCGAAAGAGACCGCATTTTGAAGTCGCTGCGAGGACGCAAGGATGTGGTGGTTCAACGCTTTAAGGGGTTGGGCGAGATGGATGCAGCTGACCTCGCAGAAACAACTATGGACCCCAATAAGCGTCAATTAGCGCGTGTGCAGATCGACTCGGAAAACCTCACTGCCGCTATCGAGCTGTTTGATATCTTCATGAGCGATAAGGTCGAGCCACGTCGTGACTTCATCATTGCGCATGCAAAAGAGGTTACTGACGTTGACTGGCACGGATAGTTGGCTGCGATAAAACTAGAAAATTAGCAGGATTTTGCTTTCCGGGTTTTGAAGTTTACTAGCAGCTCCTCAGGTAAGAGGAGCTGTATTTTTTACGGGGAGGGATCCCATGAGCGAGGGTGTTTTAGGAAAGGCAGATATTGCGTTCGATGCGACACTGCTCCAAAACGAAGCCGAGGCCATGCAGCGCGAGTGGTTGGTAACGAACGGTATTGGAGGGTACAGTTCGGCCACACTGGCAAATGCAAATACGCGCCGGTATCATGGGCTTTTGGTTGCAGCGCTCAGGCCACCGGTTGGAAGATGCGTGCTCCTTTCAAAGCTTGAAGAGACGTTGTGTGTGAAACAGGGAGACCAAGAAAAGCGGTTTGAGCTTTCTACCAACCTCTATCCAGCGGTGACACACCCGACGGGGTATCGGTGGTTAGAGGCATGGCACATGTTGCCCGTGCCCACTTGGACGTGGCGGGTTGAGGAAGGGGTTAAAATCTTTAAACAGGTGTGGATGCCAAAAGGGCACAATGCGGTTTATGTGGCTTATTGCGTTTTAGAGGGACCGAAGGATGTCGAGATACACCTGGAGCTTGTGCCTCTCCTAGCTTGGAGAGACTATCATTCCGAAATGGCTGCCACCCCGTCTACGCCCCTTGCAATTTGGTGTGAAACGAATCGATGCCTACGTTTACGCCTATCGCAGATCGAAGGGATAACGGAGGCACCGATACCGCTTCTCCTGCGCCTTTGCAAAAGAGATGGGCAGCCTTATCCTGCGGCCTCTTTCTCAGCAAACGCCTGTTGGTACTATCGTATTCAACATCCCCGCGAACAAGAGAGAGGGTTCGACTTCTGCGAAGACCTTTATTCTCCGGGTGTCTTCAGAGTGCCCGTTGCCGTAGGACAAACCCTTGTAGTAGAGAGCGGTGTCGAACCACTTGAACTCCCTACTCCGGCGGAAAGTCTCGACGAGCTAGGAAAGGAGCAGCAGCTTTTGCTGACACACTGCCTTGATGCCGACCCTTTCGAAGCCCGTTTAGTGCTTGCAACGCGCGACTTCCTTGTGAAGCCACCGGAAGGGCGTGCGACAGTGGTGGCTGGGTACCACTGGTTTACAGACTGGGGACGGGATACGATGATCTCTCTTCCAGGCCTCTGCTTAACGACTGGAAAGGAGGCGTTTGCATGTTCTATCCTCAGAAGTTTTGCGCAATTTGTAGACCAAGGTATGATCCCAAATCGCTTTCCCGATACAGGTTCACAGCCGGAATATAACACGGCCGACGCCTCCTTGTGGTTTGTCCTAGCCGCTTGGCGCGTCCACAAAATAAGAAAAGAGAGGACGTTTCTTGAGGAGTTGTGGCCGGCACTGCAGGGGGTTATAGAGAGTTATTGGCAGGGTACACGTTACAACATTCATGTAGATGCACGGGACTATCTTCTCTATGCAGGGACAGAGGGGGTGGCGCTGACCTGGATGGACGCCAAAGTGGGCAACTTTGTGGTGACTCCACGTATCGGTAAACCGGTGGAGATCAATGCGCTTTGGTACAATGCGCTTCGATGCGTTGCCGAGATGGCACGCGAGATAGGTAGAGCGCCCGATGCCCAGCGCTATGACGAGGAGGCCGAAAGAGTAAGAACGAGTTTTCAAAGTCGTTTTGTCCGAGCTGATGGGCTGGGGTTGTACGATGTGCTCGATACACCGCCCAATGGAGAGCCAGATGGAACTATTCGTCCTAACCAGGTATTTGCTTTAAGTCTTCCATTTCCATTGTTCGATGCCGCGCATCCCACCGCGCTGGCGATACTACGTACCGTACAGAACAAGTTGCTAACGCCGTTTGGCTTGCGGACACTTGCACCTGACGACCCTCACTATACCGCGCGTTATGAGGGGGACGTGTGGCACAGAGATACGGCCTATCATCAAGGGACAGCTTGGCCTTGGCTGCTGGGGGCTTTTGCCGAGGCGGTATGGAAGATGACTGGCAACAGGGAGGAGGCGCGTAGGATGCTCCTGCCTTTGTCCACACAGATGGAGGTGTACGGGGTGGGATCGTTGGCGGAGATCTATGATGGTAGCGAGCCGCAGCGGCCCAACGGCTGTATTGCGCAGGCATGGAGCGTCGCTGAGATCTTAAGGGTGTTGAGACAGTTGAAGGTCGAGGGTGAAAAGGAACGTTTTTAAAGGTAGGGTACAATGAATGCGCTGCGGCCGTAAGACTTCTGCCGCACGAGGCTAGTGCCTCTCATGGTTAGGCGAGCGTGGTAAAGGAGGCGATCAGGATGGCATCGAAGCGTTCAGTGCGTGTGCGGTTGGACTATCCGTTGAATCGAGTGGCCGAACCGGTGGTCTATCATCTCGTTACCGAGTTTCGATTGGTCCCTAACATACGTCGTGCTCAGATAGATAGTCGTGTGGGCGGCTGGATCGCTCTAGAGTTAGACGGTTCAGAGGAGGATTTAGAAGCGGCTATGAACTATCTAAACGATCTAGGCATTACTGTGACACCTATTGACGAGACCGAGGATTGGAATGTCTAGGAGAGCCTATTGTCTTTGATGTGGCAGCTATAACTTCATTAACCGAACGGAGCGCTGAGTGAAGAAAAGCGTCTTGAGTTACATCCTATTAGGTTTGATGGCCGTTCTTCTTGAAGGCCTTCTATCTACGGCCTATGCCGATGATCTCACCCCCCTCATCTTAAAGCAACGCCTCGCAGACCATCCAACAGGTGCGATGGCGGATCAACTGGCCGACCAAGTGCGAAGCTGGTTTGGCCGAACGGAAATAAAGGATGGTGCTCCTCCACGAGTAGACGGTTTGACGACTGCTTGGGCTATAGAGGCTCCCGATGCCACCATGCCTCCAAAGGTGCTTTCGGATACCGGGCAGTACACCATTCCCTTACAACGCATTGGACAGACTCCCGTCTACGTGGCGGTTGTAGATTTGCCAAACGGGGCTGGAATGATCTGGACTTACGAAGTGAATGGACGCCGTGCACGATCCGGAAATTTAGAGGTCTATGCAAGAGAACCAGAGACAAACTACGATACCCACGTTGCTCATGGTAAGTTGATTCAAATGCCGGATTGGCATAGCAACATCTTCGCGGGCACGGTGCGAAGCTGGTGGATCTATGTACCGGCCGAATACACACCGGAGCACCCTGCCTGTGTTATGGTCTTTCAGGATGGGGGCTACTACAAGAATTTTGTTCCCACAGTTTTTGACAATCTCATTGGCAAGCGGGAGATGCCGGTAACGGTGGGCATTTTCATTGATCCAGGTCACTTTCCCGATAACCGTAGGAGCCCTGGTGAGGAACGTAGTTTCGAGTATGACACGTTGTCCGATCAGTACGCGCGTTTCTTGCTAGAGGAGATACTGCCCGCAGCCGAGAGAGTTGTGAAGCTGCGTGAAGATGCGGCAAGCAGGGCCGTTGCCGGTATTAGTAGTGGGGGCATTTGCGCCTTCACCGTGGCGTGGAGCCGCCCCGATCAGTTCAGTAAGGTGATGTCATGGGTCGGTAGTTTCACCGATCTTGCAGCTGGTAAAACACTTGTAGAGGGCGGGCATAACTATCCTTTCTTAATTCGACGACTTCCGCCCAAGCCCATTCGAGTGTTTTTGCAGGATGGCTCACATGACCTCGACAACATTGCGGGCAATTGGCCGTTATGCAACCAGCAGATGGCAAGGGCTCTCGCATTTAAGGGTTACGACTATAAGTTTGTGTTTGGAGAAGGGTTTCATAGTGGCGCCCAGGGCGAGGCGATTTTGCCGAGCACTCTTCGCTGGCTATGGCGCGACTACCCGATGACCCCATAAGAGGTAACAGATATCTATTTCTCAATTTAAGTACATAAACACTATGGAAAGAGGAGTTCTGTGAATTGGCTTACAATGTAACGCTCATTCGTGGAGACGGAACCGGCCCCGAATTGGTGGAGGCCGCTCGGCGCGTACTGGAGGCAACTGGAGTTCCATTTAACTGGGATATCCAGGATGCCGGCATAGATGTCATGGAGAAAGAGGGAACGCCCCTTCCTCCAGCAGTGCTCGAATCGATTCGGCGCAATAAGGTCGCCCTTAAAGGGCCCATTACCACGCCAATTGGCACCGGTTTTCGCTCGGTGAATGTGACCTTGCGGAAGGAGCTCGATCTGTATGCCTGCTTGCGTCCCTGCAAGTATTACCCTGGCATAAGATCGAAATATACCGATGTAGATTTAGTGGTGGTACGTGAGAACACCGAGGATCTATATGCGGGGGTGGAGTACGATGTTGGGACGCCGGAGGCAAGACAGATTATTGAGATGGCCGGTCCTGGCAAGATTCGAGAAGATGCAGCGATTTCGATCAAACCCATCTCGATCTCCGGCTCACGTCGGATCATCAAGTTTGCCTTCGAATATGCGAGAGCTTACAAGCGGAAAAAAGTGAGCGCGGTAGCCAAGGCCAATATTATGAAATACACCGATGGTCTCTTCTTCCGCGTGGGGCAAGAAGTTGCCAAGGAGTATCCGGACATTGAGTACCAGGAGGTGTTAGTGGACAACATGTGTATGCAGCTCGTGCAAAAGCCGGAGCTGTATGATGTGTTGGTGCTGCCCAACCTCTACGGCGATATTCTGTCTGACCTCTGTGCTGGCCTGGTGGGAGGTTTAGGGGTAGCCCCTGGAGCCAACATTGGCGATGAGATCGCGCTCTTTGAGCCCACTCACGGCTCGGCCCCTAAATATAAGGGACTCAACAAGGTGAATCCCACTGCGCTCATTCTCTCCGGTATGATGATGCTTCGCCACTTAAAGGAGTACGAGGCGGCAGACCGTCTAGAGCGAGCTGTGGCTGCCGTGATCGCCGAAGGAAAGTACGTGACTTACGACATGAAACCCGATCGGAACGACCCAACCGCTGTAGGCACCTCTGAGATGGCCGACGCCATTATCCGTAAGCTAGAGGAGATGCATTAGCATGCGACGCAAGGTAACGATTGTGGGAGCGGGGCAAACCGGTGCCACCCTTGCACACTGGTTGGCTCTTCGGGGCGACGTGGATATCGTGCTCTACGACATTGTGGAGGGCATGCCCCAAGGCAAAGCGTTGGATTTGCAAGAGGCGATGCCGATTATTGGTTCGGATGCACGCATTGTAGGCACGAACGGCTGGGAGGAGACGGCCAATAGTGATATCGTGGTGATTACAAGTGGCCTGCCGCGCAAGCCCGGAATGAGCAGAGACGACCTGTTAAAAGTGAACGCTGAGATCGTGGGCAGCTGCACCAAGGAGGTTACAACACGCTCCCCTAACAGCATTCTCATTTTGCTCACCAATCCGCTGGACGCTATGTGTCATGTGGCATTGCATGTCAGCGGTTTTGAGCCACGGCGTGTGTTCGGGCAGGCGGGTATCCTCGACACTGCCCGTTTTCGAACGTTCCTCGCTTTAGAGGCAAATGCAAGCGTGACAGATGTGAATGCCTATGTGCTTGGCGGTCATGGGGACGATATGGTTCCCCTGCTAGGAAGCACCAATATCGGTGGGGTCCCTGTCGAAAAGCTCATCCCTGCGGAACGTTTGGCGGCCATTGTAGAGCGTACTCGTAAGGGCGGAGGGGAGATCGTATCGTTGCTCAAGACCGGAAGCGCCTACTATGCACCTTCTGCGGCGTTAGCACAGATGATAGATGCCGTTCTAAACGATAGAAAGCGTATTTTGCCTTGTTCGGTCTACACGGGCAAAAACGGTGGGGGGTACGGCATAGATGATCTTTATCTAGGGTTGCCGGCAGTTATCGGTGCTTCCGGCGTAGAAAAGATCGTTTCTGTGGAGTTGACCCCCGCAGAACGAGAAGCTCTTCATCGATCTGCTGAATCGGTGCGGAATCTAGTCGAAGCACTGAAAGGGTTTGATCCGCCTTTGCTGCCTCGCAATTGACACTAGGGTAGGGAAGCCCACCATCATGCTGTAAATGGAGGGCTTCCTTTCCTCTAAGACAAGGGGTGAAGTTATGCGTTTTCGAGGGATGGATGTGTCTCTAGGGGCGCTCTTTGTTGCGGTGGTTTTCGCTTTGCTCCCCGGCCGAGCCCTATCACAGGGGCTGGAGAAGCGCGATTTTGTGTTTCTTGATATTACCGATACGCATCAAACCGCTGAGGGAAGTACAAAAGCACTTCGTGACCTAGTATCTCAGGCGATTGCCATGTCTCCCCGTCCGGCATTTGTCATTGACACCGGTGACATCACCGAGTCGGGGCGCCCAGAAGAGTATGCGGCTTTCAAGGTGGCGATCGCCCCTCTTGCGGATGCAGGTATCCGATTCTACGCTGTGCCAGGCAATCACGATGTGCGTTGGTGCCCGCTTGGCAAGGAAGGATTCGAGCAGCAGTTTGGTAAGCTGTACCAGTCATTTGATTACGAGGGAGTGCACTTCATTTTGCTCGATACAACGGTGCTTTTGGAGCATTGGGGGCATTTTGATCAGAGTGAATTAGATTGGCTTGCCCGCGATCTAAAGCATGTTCGGCCTGAAACCCCCATTTTTGTTTTCATGCACCATTGGATCGGTCGAGACGCGCCCGATGTACGCATGGTTGACAATGAGTACGACCTAATTCATCTCTTGAACGGCCATAATGTCGTGGCAATTTTCACAGGGCACGGCCACCAGAATCTCGAGTGGAAGACCAACGGTATTGAGACCCTCATGGTGGGGGCGCTTTATAACGGCGGGCCTTTTTGTAGGGTACATGTACGCTCTGACTTGGTGACGTTAGAGAGAGGTTCTTCGGAAAAGCCAGGCACTTTTGTGACTATTGCTTCATTGCCAATCAACCCCCCACGTCCTTCCCAGTTGCGTGCTGGATGGGACGATCCGGATGTCCCTTATCTCGCACGGCGCAGAATCGCCGCGTTGCTCGACCCACGCTCACCAGAGGACGACCCTTCGAAAGAGAGCGCCGAATATCGTATTGATAGCGGCCCGTATCGGCCTATGGAGAAGGATTCACGGGACATATGGCATGTGGTATTTCCTACAGCGCCAATACCGGTGGGGGTGCATTCGAGCGATGTGCGCTTAACGACGAGCAACAAGGTGACTTACAGCGACGAGTTGATTTTCGAAGTTGAGCGTGACGATGCTCGAGAGCCTTCACGGGAGTGGGCTATCAATTTAGGAGACGCCATACAGTCTTCTCCATTGCTGTATGGAGATACTCTTTTCGTCTCCTCTTTAGATCATAAAGTCTATGCGCTAAATGCCAAGACGGGCAAGATACGATGGTCTTTTGCTACAAAAGGTGCCGTACTAAGCTCTCCAGTGATCTCCGACGGTATCCTTTATATAGGATCGACCGATCACTACTTTTACGCTTTAGATGCGCACACGGGGAAGCTTTTATGGCACTTTGATTCGGGGGATCCCATTTTCTCTACGGCGGGAATTACTAGTGGGGTGGTTTGCTTTGGTGGGAATAAGAAGATCTTTGGGCTTAATGCAAGAACGGGGAAGCTGTTGTGGACGACTCCAGCGAATGGGTTCTTTCAGTCTCGGGTAGCTGCTGATGATACGACCTTCTACATGGGCGATTGGGCGAACACCTTTTATGCGATTGACGCAAAAACGGGCACACCTCGTTGGGAAGACCATGTAGGACGGCTATTTTACTTTTCCCCCGCTATCTCCGCGCCAGCTTTGGGTGATGGTAAGGTCTACGTGTGTTCCGATGACGGTGTGCTTCATGCTTTTGATACGTCGTCGGGGAAGGAAGTATGGGAAGTGCATGCCCCTAATGGAGACGATGTCTTCGGTTACTCTTCACCAACCGTTCTTGGAGTAACCATCTTTGTGGCAGGTCTAGGTCCGAAAGGCAATGTATATGCCTTAAGTACGGCCAATGGGCAGCCTATCTGGGTATCGGCTATTGGACAGACCATTTACGATTCCTCTCCGTCTTTGGCCCCCGATGGCCATTCGTTGGCCATTATGGGGGTACGAGGACATGTGGCTGTGCTTGACGCGAGCGATGGAAAACCTCTGTGGAGTTATGAGCTAGGCCCAGGCAATATTTTCTCGACACCTGCCTACGATGGAAAAACAGTGTATACAACTACGATGGCCGATGATGTTCAGGCTATCGCCGCGCCTAGCGTTATGAAATGACCGAGGTTTTACTGGAAAAGCTCGCGCTGATCATTCTGTTGGGTACGCTTGCTCAATGGGCTGCCTGGAAACTGCGCCTACCCTCTATTTTGTTGCTCCTGCTTACAGGCATTGTGGCTGGGCCGGTGATGGGGGTGATCCGCCCGGAGCGCATTTTGGGCAATCTTTTGTTGCCTTTTGTCTCCTCCGCTGTTGCCATCGTGCTCTTTGAGGGAGGATTAAGCCTAAAATACGATGAGGTTCGGCAGCATGGTTGGGTTGTGGCAAGTTTGGTGAGCGTAGGAGTGTTAACAAGTTGGCTTTTAGGTGTGTGGGGTGCTCACTATCTCGCTGGGATGGGTTGGCCTATTGCCGTGCTAACGGGCGCGATTTTAGTGGTTACCGGCCCCACAGTGATCGGGCCTCTGCTGCAGTTGTTACGTCCTAAGGGGCCTGTTGGGGCGATTTTGAAATGGGAGAGCATCATCATAGATCCGATTGGCGCTGCACTGGCACTTTTGGCGTTTGAGGTTGTTTTTGGGGTAGATATCCATCGGCCTGAGCTTTTTGTGCTAAAAAGTACACTTATCACGATATTTTATGGAGGTTGTATCGGGATAGGGGCGGCTCTCTTATTGGTTGTCGCTCTACAATGTTACTGGATTCCCGATCAACTACAGAGTCCCTTCACGCTTGCACTGGTGTTAACGATAAACGCTTTAGCAGAGCATCTTCAACCCGAATCAGGGTTGCTGGCTGTTGTCATTCTGGGTATTGCGCTGGCGAATCAACAGGCGGTCAATGTCGAGCATATTGTGGAGTTCAAGGAGACCTTGCGCACCTTATTACTAGGTATGTTGTTTATTGTGCTTGCTGCGCGGCTTAGGCCTGGTGAGATGTTCAGCCATTTTGCACAGGATATGTTGTACACGTTGTTTGTACTTTTTGTGATACGCCCTATTGTGGTACTGCTCTGCACCTTCCGCTCCCCTTTGCGCTGGGCAGAGCGATTGTTTTTAATGTGGACAGCGCCTCGAGGAATCGTGGCAGCATCGGTCTCATCGGTATTTGCTTTAAAGTTAGCAAGCGTAGGGCATTTTGAGGCCGAGCGGTTGGTACCCACCGTATTTTGGGTGATTCTATGTTCTGTTGCGTTAGCAGGTTTCACTTCGCGGCCGGTGGCGATACGGCTAGGTATAGCGCAGAAAGAAGCACAAGGTATTCTCTTTTTGGGTGCTGGCTTGGCTGTGCGTGAGATGGCAAAGGCGTTGAAGGCGGAGGGTTTGCCGCTACTTTTGGTAGATACCAACCCAGCCAATGTGTTGAGCGCCCGCATGGAGGATTTGCCAGCGTTAAGAGCTAATGTGCTCTCTGGAATGGTGCGAGAGACCCTTGATCTTGATGGCATTGGGCGGCTCCTGGCATGTACTCCAAACCACGAAGTGAACACGCTGGCCGTACTGAGATTTAGAGGAATTTTTGGTCGTGCCGAGGTCTATCTGCTGCCCCCTGAGGGATTGACGAAAGTTGGTCATGAAGAAGGAGGGGTACATCCATATGGGCGTTATCTGTTCCGTGCAGAGCTGACGAGTGCACAGCTCGAAGAGCTTTTCATGCGCGGGGCCACGATTAAACGGACAACCTTCATCGCGCAGTTTACCTATTCCGACTATTTGCGGCACTACGGGGAGAACGCTATCCCTCTATTTCTTATTGGGGATAATCGTCGCGTGCTGATCTCTGCTGAAAATCCATTGCCCCCACCGAAGGAGGGGAATGTGTTAATTAGCTTGATTCGACCAGAAGCAGATGGGGTACAGGCCCATCAAGAGGCTACCGCGGCGAGCCATAGAGCTGTTTAGGATTTAGCTGTCCTGTTTTGCCTTAGTTCGTTCTGAGGATCTGGCGATAATAATCTTTTCTAATAAGCTCGGCCGTTAACTTTCCGGAGGTGAGCACGATGGGCACACCGCCGCCGGGGTGGGTAGAGGCACCGACAAAATAGAGGTTTTCTATCTCTTCGCTGCGGCTATGAGGGCGAAAATAGGCAGATTGAAAGAAGGTGGGTGTTAGCCCACCGTAGGCGGCACCGGCGTAGCAGCCATATAGTTTTTCAAAGTCGACAGGGGTAAACCAGCGTTCGAAGACGATGTGTTGGTGCAGATTTGGAATAAGGCCGAGCCGTTCGAGTTTGCCGATGGTGCGATCGCGAAGGATGGGTGCTGCCGTTTCCCAGCAGATATTGCTTTGCGTGTTGGGACATGGCACGAGGATGTAGAGAACGTGATGGTCGGGAGGTGCCAAGCTGGGATCGGTATGCGTGGGCACGCAGAGATGCATGGCGGGGTCCGTTGGCAGAGCGCGTTGTATAAATATCTGATCGAGAACTTCATTGTAGTTTTCTGAGAGGACGATAGAATTGTGTGGCAGGTGTGTCAGTGAAAGCCCTTTAACCCCAAGATAGAGCAGAAAGCCGGAGCAGCCGTAGTCTTTTTGTGCTAAGGCTCCGTCGGAGTATTTACGTCGCAAGGCATTTGGGATCAGTTTTTGGTAGGCAGAGGGTAGATCGAGATTACAGACGACTATATCGGCAAGGTGTTCACAACCATCTGCCGTGCGCACTCCCTTGGCAGCTCGGCCTTGAATTGCTATCTGATCGACCGGAAGGCAGTAGCGGATCTGTCCACCTAGTTCAGTAAAGAGCCGTTCTAGACCCCTGGCAAGGGTGTAAGTGCCTCCGATGGGAAACCACACTCCGAACTCCATTTCCACATAGGGTAAGAGAGCGTAGATGGATGGGCAGCGATACGGACTTATCCCAAGATAGAGGGTTTGAAAGCTAAAGGCTTGGCGCAGTTTTTCGTTTGTAAGATAGCGGCTGACCATTTGGTAAACCGATTCAAGAGGCAGCGCTTTCAAGAGACCGACGAGCGTTGTTGGATGGAGTAGATCGAGAGGCGAGTTAAAGGACCGCTCGATGAAACGGTAGCGAGCGTTTTCGTATTTCGCCTTCATGGCTGCCAGAAGTGCGGGAACACGGGCGGCGTCAGCTGCTTGAATTCTACGCACTTGCTCCACAAGGCAGTTCATTTCCACCCCCATATCGAGGGTAGTGCCATCTGGCCATAAGATACGGTAGGCCGGGCACAGTTTTGTAAGCGGGAGGTAGTCGTGGGGGTCGCGATCGCCGATGGAGAAGATTTCGTGCAAAACCTCCGGCATCATCAACATTGTTGGCCCCATATCAATACGAAACCCAGCTTCTTCCAACACATTCATTCGGCCGCCGGCATGCCTGTTTTTTTCGAAGATCGTGACCTGCCAACCATGGCGGGCCAGATGAATACCAGCCGCTAGCCCCCCTAGTCCTGCACCGACGATAATGGCACTAGGGGATGACCGATGCTTTTGTAGGGAGGGATGTTGCGACATCAGTAGCAACCTCTCTATCTGTTTGGGACTTATTGCCGAAGTAACTTCTCTGCATTGTGCCTTAGGGATCTGGGATCTGTGCGGTATGCGTGGAAACCATGCCGTTGTGTGCGCTTGCGTAGGGCGGTTCGTCGTGCAAGGAACGTAAAACCTGTAGAAGTTCGGCTATATTCGGGTTCCCGCGGCAAGCATAAGCGATGAGGCCTTTTTTGTCTACAATATACACCGTTCGTCTATTTATGCCAAACCAACTACAGCATCCATAGGCTTTTGCAATCTTATGCCCCTGATCGGAGATCAGAGGAAAGGGGAAGGCGAACTTTTCGGCGAAGAGGCGATGTTTAGATGGTTTTGCAGGGTTGATCCCCACAACGAGGGCATCATGTTCCAGAAGTTGGTTCCAGTGGTCTCTTAGAAGGCACAGCTGTGCCGTGCAGATGGGTGTGAAATCGCCAGGATAGAATACGAGG of Chthonomonas calidirosea T49 contains these proteins:
- a CDS encoding amylo-alpha-1,6-glucosidase, which produces MSEGVLGKADIAFDATLLQNEAEAMQREWLVTNGIGGYSSATLANANTRRYHGLLVAALRPPVGRCVLLSKLEETLCVKQGDQEKRFELSTNLYPAVTHPTGYRWLEAWHMLPVPTWTWRVEEGVKIFKQVWMPKGHNAVYVAYCVLEGPKDVEIHLELVPLLAWRDYHSEMAATPSTPLAIWCETNRCLRLRLSQIEGITEAPIPLLLRLCKRDGQPYPAASFSANACWYYRIQHPREQERGFDFCEDLYSPGVFRVPVAVGQTLVVESGVEPLELPTPAESLDELGKEQQLLLTHCLDADPFEARLVLATRDFLVKPPEGRATVVAGYHWFTDWGRDTMISLPGLCLTTGKEAFACSILRSFAQFVDQGMIPNRFPDTGSQPEYNTADASLWFVLAAWRVHKIRKERTFLEELWPALQGVIESYWQGTRYNIHVDARDYLLYAGTEGVALTWMDAKVGNFVVTPRIGKPVEINALWYNALRCVAEMAREIGRAPDAQRYDEEAERVRTSFQSRFVRADGLGLYDVLDTPPNGEPDGTIRPNQVFALSLPFPLFDAAHPTALAILRTVQNKLLTPFGLRTLAPDDPHYTARYEGDVWHRDTAYHQGTAWPWLLGAFAEAVWKMTGNREEARRMLLPLSTQMEVYGVGSLAEIYDGSEPQRPNGCIAQAWSVAEILRVLRQLKVEGEKERF
- a CDS encoding NIL domain-containing protein, whose amino-acid sequence is MASKRSVRVRLDYPLNRVAEPVVYHLVTEFRLVPNIRRAQIDSRVGGWIALELDGSEEDLEAAMNYLNDLGITVTPIDETEDWNV
- a CDS encoding alpha/beta hydrolase; its protein translation is MKKSVLSYILLGLMAVLLEGLLSTAYADDLTPLILKQRLADHPTGAMADQLADQVRSWFGRTEIKDGAPPRVDGLTTAWAIEAPDATMPPKVLSDTGQYTIPLQRIGQTPVYVAVVDLPNGAGMIWTYEVNGRRARSGNLEVYAREPETNYDTHVAHGKLIQMPDWHSNIFAGTVRSWWIYVPAEYTPEHPACVMVFQDGGYYKNFVPTVFDNLIGKREMPVTVGIFIDPGHFPDNRRSPGEERSFEYDTLSDQYARFLLEEILPAAERVVKLREDAASRAVAGISSGGICAFTVAWSRPDQFSKVMSWVGSFTDLAAGKTLVEGGHNYPFLIRRLPPKPIRVFLQDGSHDLDNIAGNWPLCNQQMARALAFKGYDYKFVFGEGFHSGAQGEAILPSTLRWLWRDYPMTP
- a CDS encoding isocitrate/isopropylmalate dehydrogenase family protein; its protein translation is MAYNVTLIRGDGTGPELVEAARRVLEATGVPFNWDIQDAGIDVMEKEGTPLPPAVLESIRRNKVALKGPITTPIGTGFRSVNVTLRKELDLYACLRPCKYYPGIRSKYTDVDLVVVRENTEDLYAGVEYDVGTPEARQIIEMAGPGKIREDAAISIKPISISGSRRIIKFAFEYARAYKRKKVSAVAKANIMKYTDGLFFRVGQEVAKEYPDIEYQEVLVDNMCMQLVQKPELYDVLVLPNLYGDILSDLCAGLVGGLGVAPGANIGDEIALFEPTHGSAPKYKGLNKVNPTALILSGMMMLRHLKEYEAADRLERAVAAVIAEGKYVTYDMKPDRNDPTAVGTSEMADAIIRKLEEMH
- the mdh gene encoding malate dehydrogenase encodes the protein MRRKVTIVGAGQTGATLAHWLALRGDVDIVLYDIVEGMPQGKALDLQEAMPIIGSDARIVGTNGWEETANSDIVVITSGLPRKPGMSRDDLLKVNAEIVGSCTKEVTTRSPNSILILLTNPLDAMCHVALHVSGFEPRRVFGQAGILDTARFRTFLALEANASVTDVNAYVLGGHGDDMVPLLGSTNIGGVPVEKLIPAERLAAIVERTRKGGGEIVSLLKTGSAYYAPSAALAQMIDAVLNDRKRILPCSVYTGKNGGGYGIDDLYLGLPAVIGASGVEKIVSVELTPAEREALHRSAESVRNLVEALKGFDPPLLPRN
- a CDS encoding PQQ-binding-like beta-propeller repeat protein → MRFRGMDVSLGALFVAVVFALLPGRALSQGLEKRDFVFLDITDTHQTAEGSTKALRDLVSQAIAMSPRPAFVIDTGDITESGRPEEYAAFKVAIAPLADAGIRFYAVPGNHDVRWCPLGKEGFEQQFGKLYQSFDYEGVHFILLDTTVLLEHWGHFDQSELDWLARDLKHVRPETPIFVFMHHWIGRDAPDVRMVDNEYDLIHLLNGHNVVAIFTGHGHQNLEWKTNGIETLMVGALYNGGPFCRVHVRSDLVTLERGSSEKPGTFVTIASLPINPPRPSQLRAGWDDPDVPYLARRRIAALLDPRSPEDDPSKESAEYRIDSGPYRPMEKDSRDIWHVVFPTAPIPVGVHSSDVRLTTSNKVTYSDELIFEVERDDAREPSREWAINLGDAIQSSPLLYGDTLFVSSLDHKVYALNAKTGKIRWSFATKGAVLSSPVISDGILYIGSTDHYFYALDAHTGKLLWHFDSGDPIFSTAGITSGVVCFGGNKKIFGLNARTGKLLWTTPANGFFQSRVAADDTTFYMGDWANTFYAIDAKTGTPRWEDHVGRLFYFSPAISAPALGDGKVYVCSDDGVLHAFDTSSGKEVWEVHAPNGDDVFGYSSPTVLGVTIFVAGLGPKGNVYALSTANGQPIWVSAIGQTIYDSSPSLAPDGHSLAIMGVRGHVAVLDASDGKPLWSYELGPGNIFSTPAYDGKTVYTTTMADDVQAIAAPSVMK